In bacterium, the genomic stretch CAGGTCGTCGGCCTGCGTGGGCCCGACCTTCGGCAGGAGCCGCGCGAAAAGGATCGGGCGCAGCGTATCGTGCAGGGCGACAAAGGCCGTCTCGTCGCCGTCGGCGTAGCGTTCCATCAGTCCTTCGATTTTCCCGCGGCGATCGTTTTCCGCCGCGACCATCAGGATTCCGAACAAAACGGCCTCCGCCCGCGGGAAAAGACCCGGCCTGGCGCCGAAGTCTTGGCCCGTCGGGGCGGAAATGCAAGGCGAAGCCGCAAGACCTCGCCGGCCGCATGCCTTCAGATACGCGCGACCCGGGCCGAGGGTTTCCGCACCGCGCCGGTGGCGTGGCGAAAATCGGGAGGCGAAGCTCCGAATTTCGTTGACGATCCGGGCAAGACTCTATAAAAGTGTCATGCTTATTCAGGCTCTTTATCGATTTTCGAGTCGCGTATTTGCGCCGGCGGACCCTTGCCTCGACAAAGCCGTTCGTCCGTTTCGCCGCGCCAACGCGCATCGTCGTCCGCGTCATGCCGCACCGCGCGAGACCCGCGCGGTCTTTGAAGGGGGTTGTCGTCATGCACATGAAAAGTATCGTTCTCGCCTGCATTGCCCTTTTGATGTTTGGGACATTCGCATTCGCGGGCGATTTCGAAACGAGCCCGCGTTTCCTTTCGCTGGCCGACACCGGCAACGCGATTTTCAACCCGAACTACCAGATGCCGGTGTTCGAAAACATCGCGGCCGCGGTCGATCGCACGCAGTACTACGTCGGCGGCGAGTCGCGCACGAACGCGTTGTTCGGCGTGGGCTCGGAAAACGACGTCGATTACTCGATGCTCGACGCGCACGCCATGGCGGGCGTGAAGGCCTCCTTCCCGCTTAACCAGGTGAAGGACGAAAACGACTGGTTCCAGCGCGTCGCCATCGTTTTCCAGCCGGGCGTGGACGTGGAGCTTTTACGCACGCGCATCGACGATCCGGACACGGCGCTCGAACTGACGGACGCGCGCGTCAAGGGCGGCCCGGCGATCAAGCTCGGCGCCGCTTACGGGTTCCACAAGATTTTCGCGGCGGGCCTCGGATTCACGATGTACCCGACGTCCGTTCAGTACAACAACTTCACCGGAACGCAGGACACGCCCAACGGCAACGACAACGTGGAATTCCAGGATAACTGGACCGCCGCGGCGCCGTTCGCGATCACGCCCGAGGTCGGCTTCCTTTGGCGCACGCCCGATCGCATGCAATTCGGCCTGACCTACGACATGGGCTACTTCGCCAAGTCGCAGCGCGACATCGAGCACAAGACCGCGGACGGCAACATCGACTACGAAACCGAGACGGTCGTGTTCAAGCCGCATCACTTCGGCCTTGGATGGGCGTACGAAATCCCGCAGGTCGAGAAATTCTACGTCGCGGCGGACATCGACGTGTATTTCAGCCAGTCCTACGAGGGCGACACGTACGACCCGCGGCGCGGCCAGACGTTCTACTCGCGCAACACGTCGCCGAGCAAGGACGATCCGACGGCCGGCAAGGACGATCCGAGGGATCCGAACCGGGACAATCTCGGCAACAAGTTCTACGCCTCGGTCGCCTCCGGGTACGTCGTGTCCGCGTCGGTCGAAAAGACGTGGCAGCAGATCGCGCTCGCGGGCGGCATGGGTTACGCCTTCGAGCAGGGCCTCGACAAAGATCGCCCGGCTTCGACCTTTTTCATGACCGCCGGGCCGCGCCTGTTCTTTGACGACACGATCTTCCTGGCCTGGGGCGGGCGCTTCGACATCGGCTTCGCGAGCGCGGAGACCACCTACCTGCTCACCGGCGGCGGCACTTCGATGTCGCTTGGCGGAACGTTTTAACGCGAGAAAAGAGCAAAGAGGAAAGAAGCGCGAGGAAATAGTAAAGAGGAAACAGGAAAGAGGAATCGCAAACGGCGCGCGGTGAAGTACCGCGCGCCGTTCGCCTATCCCGTCATCCTGAGCGCGTGATCCGTCATCCTGAGCGCATTTCCGTCATCCTGAGCGCCTGAGCTGTCATCCTGGGCGGCTGATCCGTCATCCTGAGCGCCTGATCCGTCATCCTGAGCGTCTGATCCGTCATCCTGAGCGCCTGATCCGTCGTCCTGAGCGCCCTTTCCGTCATCCTGAGCGTCAGCGAAGGATCCGGCTCGCCCCAGCCGACGGCCACGTCATTGCCGATTGCCGGCGCCTGATCACCGTCCATTCGGTCCATCACGTCCATTTTGTCCACGGGTTTTCGGGAACCGCCTTCGCCAAGGCTTCGGCGCCTGGCTGCCTGCGCTCCCAAGCGCCGCGCGCTCTATTCCGCTGTCGGCGCGTCACTCTCGGCGGGCGCGTCAGCCGCCGGCGCGGCCTCGCTCCCCGCGGCTTCCCCCTCGGCGGTCGGCGCTTCCTGGGCGCCCTCGCCATCGGGCTCGACCTTGCGGACCTTGAGTTGCACGTTGCCCTTTTCAGGTCCGAATTTCGCGCCAGGCAGGGAGCCGGGGATCGGCGGGGGCCCAGCGGCGCCGGGGTTGGCGCCGCGGATGTCCTTGATGTAACGGAGCGAAAAGATCTTCCACTTGTTCTGCACCTTGGAGACGAAGTTGATATCCAGGTTCACCTTGCTGCCGTCGGGCAACTCGGCGATGACCGTCGATCCGCGATGCAGCGCGAACGGTCCCTGGCTCCACACCTCACGGCCGAGACGGAACGCGACGTATTTCAGCTCCTTCCCCAGATAATCCCGGTTGCGCGTCTGAAAGTCGCGCAGGACGAACTGGTGATAGACCGTGACGCCCTGCTTGTTCATCTGTTTGGCGAACGGCTTGAGGTCGTTGCGATCCAGGAGCAGCGTCTCGAAAAGCTCGTAATCCTTGGCGGAGACCGCATCGAGATACTTTTGCGCGAGCTCCTCCGGAGAATCGGCGCCCGTGGGCGCCGCGGCTTCGCGCGAACCGCAACCGCCGCACGAGGCCCCGAACAGGACCGGCACGGCGGCGACAACGACAAGGCAGATAATGCGACGAATTTTTTTCATTGTCAGATTTAGTTGGCGTTCATGGGGGCAAAGATCGAAAGGTTGTATCGGGATCGAGCCGGAAAATCAAGCCGGACGGGTCGTTTGGGCCGTCGCCTTGACAGCGCGATCCGCGCATTGGACAAGGATCGTTCCCATGACTTTCCGGGGGCCGTGAGCATCGTGACGACCTCGACGCGCAAGGGCTTGATCTGGGCGATCGGTGTCGCCGTTTCGATCGGCACGCTCATTTTCCTCGTTCGTCTAGTCGATTTCGGCCGCGTGGCCGAGCGCATCGCGGACGCGCGCGGCTGGCCCTTGGCGCTGGCGATCGTCAACTCGCTGGTCGCGAATCTCCTGTTTTCCGGCTGGCAGTGGCGCACCGTCTTCGCCGAAATGGGTGATCTGCTGCCGATTTCCGAGCACATCTTCGTGAAAACAGCGATTTACCCGCTGCGCGCCGCCACGCCCGGCCGTGCGGGCGGGGAAATCGGCCGGGCGATCTACATGCAGCGCGTGCACAACATCCCGATCGCGCGCACGGTGGCGGCCACGGCGGTCTTGTTCACCGTCAACCTCGGGATCTTCCTTGCGCTGTCCATCATCGGGTTTCTGACGATCGGAAGCTTCGCGCTCGCCGGGCTATGCGCGCTCGCGCTTTTCGCGCTCGTGCTGGCGACCTTCATGTCGCGCGCCTACCTGCGATCCAAGGCGGACTTGCCGCGCGATACGTGGTGGGGCCGCCGGCTCATCGACATCTCCCCCGCGGCGAAGATCACCACCAGCGGCTTCCTGCCGATCGTCCTTCTGGGAACGCTGACGATCGTCGGTGAAGTGGTGGAACTGGCGCTTGTCGCGCACGCGATCGGCGTTCCCCTGACCATCCGCGACGCGCTCGCGTTCGGGCCGATCATCCTGCTCGCGGGCACGATGCCGTTCACCTTCATGGGGATCGGCCTGCGCGAGGCGGCGACGGTTTACCTTCTCAGCGCGTACGCGACGGCGGAGAAACTATTTGCCGTCGGCCTGTTGTATTCCTTCACCGACAAGTTGCTGCTTGCGCTGATGGGCCTTGCGACGCTGTTCCCGTTCATCCTCGCCTGCGGCGCCGAGAAAAAGCCGAAGCCGCAACAATAAGGCTGGAAGGCGGGAAGGCTGAAAGGTCATCGCAGATTGCATCCGCAGATTGCGCAGGTTTCGCAGATTGCGAACTCCCGCGTGGTCTTGCGGGTTAGAACTCAATCCTCGATCCTCGATCCCTCCGCGCCCTCTGTGTCTCATCCGTGCGCTCTGTGTACCGCTGAATTGCGATTCAAAACGCTCCGGCAAGACTCGTCAGCACGGCATGCTCCGCGCCCGCGAACGCATCCCACGCGCCGCGCCCGTGAAAGCCCATCGTGTTTTCGTAGATCGTCATGCCGGCGTATTCGCCCTCGCGCGACGGCGCGATGAGCATCTCTGACTCCGGGTGGATGTAGCCGCAGTAATCGTCGCTATGCCCGACGACGCACGCCGCGAGCCCTAACTCGCGCCCGCGCTCGCGCGTCACCAGACCGGCGCCGACGCCGTAATCCGACGGCTGGAAAACGAGGGCCGCGCCGCAAATGCGCAGACCCGAAACCGAGGTGACGCGCGGTACCGGAAAACCCGACTGCACCACGCGATCCCAGATCTTCACGAGCGGCCAATACAACGGCGCGGTCGCCTTGTAGCCCGGAGGAAACGGTTTCGCGCCCGCCTTCGGCAGCGTGAGGGATTCGCGCGAAAACGCGATGCGCCCGCGTTCGGGCGCGCCCATGGCGTCGCCCATCCGGTGCGCCGCCGCGACGATGGGATCGACCACGCGCGCGAAGTGCTCGCCCACCGGCAGCGGCTCCTTAGGAAACCAGATCGACAGTCCGCCCACCGCGCCGTTCAGGAACAACGTCGTCGGATACCGCTCCTCGAGTGCCGCGGCGACGCGCCCCGGATAGTCCGCGGACATCGCGTGGAACTCGCGCTCGGCGACAATCACCGGATGCCCCGGATACTGCACGATCGCGCCGAGCGGCCGCCCGTCCTCGCCCGTGAACGTCAGGAGCGTGAGCGTCTCGTCGATCGGCCCGTCGGCGCGCCGCCGATTTTCCTGCAAGCCGGCGAGCCGCTCGGCGTGAAACGCCACCCGCGCGTGATCGCGCGCCTGCCAGGCCTTGACGGCCGCCTCGGCGAATCGACGCGCCAGAAACTCGAACACCTCCGGCCGATACGGTCCGCAGAACCATCGCGCGACGGGATGATCCCAGTAGTTGCCCGGCGCGGAGTGCGTGTGCTGGGCGTGCAACACGAGATGGACGCCCTCGGGCAGATGCTCCGCCGCGAAGCGCCGGAAAGCGTCGGTGATCTTCTCCTGCGGCGTCAGAAAATCCGCCGCCACGACCACGACGCCGTGGTTGTCTTCCGATAACGCGATCGCGCGCGCGCGCGGCTCGTCACGCACTTCCGAAAAGATGCGCGGCTTGCGCGTGACGTACCCCGCCATGCTCGTCGGAAACGGCGGCTTGATGCTGACGTTGGCAAACCCGGCTTTCATTGTCCGCTCCTGGTGAGACCCGCTCCGTAACGGTCGCGGTTCGTATCTGTAAGGCGTGCCCGTTCCCGGACGTCACAGCCTGAAAGTCTGAAAGTCTGGAAGGTCATCGTGAATGGGGCATCGGGAATTGCGAATGGAGAATAACGAACGCAGGCGCCGTCGCCGCGTAGCGCTTCCTTGCGATGGACATTCCCAATTCGCAATTCCCAGTTCCCCATTCGAATCGACATTCCACCGCCCCGATGCTAGTCAAAGTCGCCGTGACACGCGAGACGCCAAACCGCGACGCCGAGCCGGAGCTGCTCGCGACATCCTCTCCGCCCGCCCGCGAGCCGTACGGGCGATTTTCGCTCATGTTCGCGCCGGGCGTGGCTTTCCTTTTCGTCGCCGCCGCGCTGTTTTTCGCGGCGGATTTCCTGCTCACGCACGTGGTCGCCCTGCGCATCGACGCGGGCGATTTCCGCGTGCCGCGTTCGTCCGTCGCGGGG encodes the following:
- a CDS encoding flippase-like domain-containing protein; the encoded protein is MSIVTTSTRKGLIWAIGVAVSIGTLIFLVRLVDFGRVAERIADARGWPLALAIVNSLVANLLFSGWQWRTVFAEMGDLLPISEHIFVKTAIYPLRAATPGRAGGEIGRAIYMQRVHNIPIARTVAATAVLFTVNLGIFLALSIIGFLTIGSFALAGLCALALFALVLATFMSRAYLRSKADLPRDTWWGRRLIDISPAAKITTSGFLPIVLLGTLTIVGEVVELALVAHAIGVPLTIRDALAFGPIILLAGTMPFTFMGIGLREAATVYLLSAYATAEKLFAVGLLYSFTDKLLLALMGLATLFPFILACGAEKKPKPQQ